The sequence TGCAATACCCAGGCCTGCAAGCAAGCCAAGATCCTGAGGACGGAGCAGATGGCCTTTGGGGAGTGCGGGGTTCCCCTTTTTAATATCCTCGCCTCGGTTGATCAGATTGATTCCTACCCCCACACTTTTGACCACCTCTATCATCTTGCCGTCAACGGGAATGGTGTGCTCAAACATCACAACTGCATCGCTGCCTTCTGGCAGGAGACCGCCGGTAGCAATGCGGAAACATTTTCCCTGCACTACTTTGCCCGTAGGCATCTGGCCCATGGCCACCTCTCCATCAATCTCCAGATAGCAGGGCATGGAACTGCTTGCACCAAAGGTGTCTGCTGCCCGCACTGCAAAACCATCCATGGTAGACCGAGGGTGGGTTGGTAGATCCTCAGGTGAAAGGAGATCTTTTGCCAGGAGTCTATCCAGGGCATCGGGTAATGGACAGGTTTCCGTCTGTCTGGTACTGCCTGTCAGTGCGTTGAGGAGAACGGATTGCGCTTTTTTTACCGGCGTGAGGCTGACGCGGCCAAGCATGTCTTTCAGTCTATCGGTTGTCATGTCCGGTTCCTGATAGTAAGTATGATCTTGTCGTCGCTTTCAAGGTGACTAGTAACCGTGTCGGAACCAAGATCTTTGCCATTAAGGGTAATTGTCTGGATAGCTGCAAGAAGTGGTGGCCGATAAGCAAGAAATTTTTTCAGAGATACTGATGCAACAACGCAACTCTTTTCTAAGAGTTCAACGCCTTTTTCAACGGCAATCATGTTGAATAGCTTTAAGCGAACCTGGACGGGTTGGTCGTCCCTCTTGACCCCGGAAGGTTCGGTCGCAGTTTCAGTACGAAGAGATGAGTGGACTCCTCCTTTACGAAATATTGCACCGGCAAGACCTGGCATGGCTGCAGAAATGGCAAGTACAACCTGCTGTCCCCAGAGATGCTGTTCAAGATTGTCTGCGGGCAGTCCATTTAAAAAAATTGTCTGAACCCTGCTCTTTACATATTCAACTGAGAAACCGGGGAGGGCAAAGAGCAGATCACCTATGCTGGTTCCCTGGTTCACTTCAAGGTATATTCCACTCTGAAGTAATGTGGTGAACCTGGGAAGTGACCCACTTTCCACGGTGAGGGTGATATGCTTCATTGGCAGTGCTCACATTCGTTGAACATATTGGTCGTATTTGGCAAAATAGATCTCCGTCAGTGTCAGAAAACCGGTGACTATCAAAGGCCCATAAATAATGCCCAATACCCCGTAAACACTGAGGCCTCCGAGGATAGACAAAAACACCAGCAGAGTATGCATCTGCACCTCATTCCCAACCATCTTGGGTTTTACCAGATATTCGATAGAAAAGGAAAGGGAGAGATAGAAGAAAAAGATAAAAACACCCTGCCCTACACTGCCGTTCAGCATAAGGATCAGGGCAGTTGGTATCATTACAAGGCCAATGCCGAATATGGGAAGGAAGGCCAGAATGGCCATGATGCCACCCCAGAGAAGAGGCGAACTCAGGCCCATGATGGAAAAAACGACACCTCCCAGTATACCCTGTATCAGGCCGCAGATACCGTTTCCTTTTAGTATGGCATTAGCAATTTCCTCGAATTTTTCCAGGAGTAACCTGTCCTCATCGTCCGGGAGTGGTGATACGGCAATTATAAATTTGATCAATTTGTCCTGATCGATGAGTAGAAAAAAGATGGTCAGAATCATCATAAAAAAGAGGAAGATAAACTGAAGGATATTTGCCGCCCAGGAGCTCGCCTGGTTGTAAATAAAGAGTCCTGCCATTTTGGCTAGATAGGAAAACATCGAAGTGATCTGGGCTGGTTCAAAACTGAAGCCAAATCCTTTGAGGTAGTCCTGAAACTGGAGAATGAGTGGACTGTCCTGGAGGAAGATCTGAAGTTTCATCCCTACCTGAGTGCTGCGTCCCCAGTGATAAAGGCCTAATGCCTCGCTTGAGAGGGCCCCGACAAAAAAGAGGAGTGGGATGAAAACTATGAATATTATGAGGAGGCAGGTGAATATTGATGCCCCTGTTTCAGGTATTTTTCTGGAGAGTATTCGATAGACAGGTCGGAAAATATTAGTGAGCAGAAAGGAGAGCACCAGGATAGACCAGAAGGGCCAGAGGATGTGGCCAAGAAAAAGGATGGAGATAAGGAAAATAAACAGGAAATACCAGATTCTCATGGAATTGGGCCTGTTTGTCAGTTTTACCGGTGGCGTGGAGTGTTCATTCATTTTATTCTTTTCTCTGTCGCCTCTCTACTCCTGAAGCAGGAAAATGTTGCAATTTCCACGGAGTTGAGTACTTTTATGTCCTTTCCGGAGAGTACTGTCCAAACAGTATTTTCCGATCACCTTACAATTACTATTCACTATATAATGGACTGCGGTTGTTTTAAAGGGAAACCGTAAAAGAGGCACATCATGTGGAAAGATTTAGATATATCGGTGGTTAGATGCGACTCCGAGAAACGAAAGGATAAGCCGGATCAAAAGAATCTCGGCTTCGGTAAATTTTTCACCGATCACATGTTCCTTATGAAATGGGATCGCGAAAATGGCTGGCATAATGCTGAAATCTGTCCCTATCAGAATTTCAGCATGGATCCTGCTGCCATGGTTTATCACTACGGTCAGGCGATCTTCGAAGGTTTAAAAGCCTATAAGGGTGAAAATGACCAGATCTACATGTTTCGCCCTGAAGATAATCTGGAGCGCATGAACAGCTCGGCACTTCGTATGTGTATGCCGCGTATTCCTGTGGATAAGGTCCTGAAAGGCATTAAGGCTCTTGTCTATCTCGATCGGGACTGGATCCCCAGTGGTGATGGCGCAACACTCTATCTTCGTCCTACCATGGTTGCTGTTGAGCCGGCACTTGGTGTCCGGCCCTCCAGTCAATACTATTTCTTCGTCATCATGTCCCCGGTTGGTGCCTACTACGCTGAAGGTTTTAATCCCACCAAGATCTGGGTGACAGACAAATATGTCCGGGCAGTCAAAGGTGGTGTGGGGCATGTCAAAACCGCGGGTAATTACGCAGCATCAATCATGGCGGCAGAAGAAGCACATAGGGCAGGGTATACCCAGGTGCTCTGGCTTGACGCCTGTGAACGTAAGTATATTGAAGAAGTCGGAACCTCAAATATCTTCTTTAAGATTGGTGAAGATTTGATTACCCCGCCTCTTAACGGATCTATCCTCGGAGGTATCACACGTGATTCCGTTATCCAGCTGGCTAGAAGCTGGGGGGTGAATGTAATAGAAAAACAGATCACCATAGATGAAGTCTTGGCTGCCATTGAAGATGGTAGTCTGAAGGAGGCTTTTGGTTCCGGCACTGCAGCAGTAATTGCCCCCATTGGAGAACTCTGCTACCAGGAGAAGAAGCATGTTGTGGCAGATGG comes from Desulfocapsa sulfexigens DSM 10523 and encodes:
- a CDS encoding AI-2E family transporter, which translates into the protein MNEHSTPPVKLTNRPNSMRIWYFLFIFLISILFLGHILWPFWSILVLSFLLTNIFRPVYRILSRKIPETGASIFTCLLIIFIVFIPLLFFVGALSSEALGLYHWGRSTQVGMKLQIFLQDSPLILQFQDYLKGFGFSFEPAQITSMFSYLAKMAGLFIYNQASSWAANILQFIFLFFMMILTIFFLLIDQDKLIKFIIAVSPLPDDEDRLLLEKFEEIANAILKGNGICGLIQGILGGVVFSIMGLSSPLLWGGIMAILAFLPIFGIGLVMIPTALILMLNGSVGQGVFIFFFYLSLSFSIEYLVKPKMVGNEVQMHTLLVFLSILGGLSVYGVLGIIYGPLIVTGFLTLTEIYFAKYDQYVQRM
- a CDS encoding branched-chain amino acid aminotransferase, which encodes MWKDLDISVVRCDSEKRKDKPDQKNLGFGKFFTDHMFLMKWDRENGWHNAEICPYQNFSMDPAAMVYHYGQAIFEGLKAYKGENDQIYMFRPEDNLERMNSSALRMCMPRIPVDKVLKGIKALVYLDRDWIPSGDGATLYLRPTMVAVEPALGVRPSSQYYFFVIMSPVGAYYAEGFNPTKIWVTDKYVRAVKGGVGHVKTAGNYAASIMAAEEAHRAGYTQVLWLDACERKYIEEVGTSNIFFKIGEDLITPPLNGSILGGITRDSVIQLARSWGVNVIEKQITIDEVLAAIEDGSLKEAFGSGTAAVIAPIGELCYQEKKHVVADGKTGELSQRLFDELQAIQNGRQDDPFKWIVRVG